A window of the Roseburia sp. 831b genome harbors these coding sequences:
- a CDS encoding 3'-5' exoribonuclease YhaM family protein, whose translation MKYIESLREGERINEVYLCKQKQSALTKAGKPYDNVILQDKTGTLDAKIWEPGSVGIDEFDSLDYIAVMGDVTSFQGALQLNVKRVRKVQEGEYDPKDYLPVSQYDVEEMYKELLSYINSMENPYLKQLAGSFFVEDEDFAKRFKFHSAAKTVHHGFVGGLLDHTLGVTRHCNYFASAYPMLNRDLLLAAAMFHDIGKLEELSVFPENDYTDEGQLLGHIMIGAEMVGERIRTIPDFPVRLGNELKHCILAHHGELEYGSPKKPALAEAVALSFADNFDAKMETIKELFNSAPEGSTEWLGYNRLLESNIRKSSK comes from the coding sequence ATGAAATATATTGAGAGCCTAAGAGAAGGCGAAAGAATTAATGAAGTTTATTTATGTAAACAAAAACAGTCTGCGTTAACCAAGGCAGGAAAACCATATGATAACGTGATTTTACAGGACAAGACAGGAACCTTAGATGCAAAAATCTGGGAGCCGGGTTCGGTTGGAATTGATGAGTTCGATTCCTTAGATTATATTGCGGTCATGGGAGATGTGACAAGCTTCCAGGGGGCATTGCAGTTGAATGTCAAACGTGTCCGTAAGGTTCAGGAAGGGGAGTACGATCCAAAGGATTACCTTCCGGTCAGCCAGTATGATGTGGAAGAAATGTACAAAGAACTGTTATCTTACATCAATTCCATGGAGAATCCATATCTGAAACAGCTTGCGGGCAGCTTCTTCGTGGAGGATGAAGATTTTGCAAAACGTTTTAAATTCCATTCCGCAGCGAAAACGGTTCATCACGGGTTTGTGGGAGGACTGTTGGATCATACCTTAGGGGTGACAAGACACTGTAATTACTTTGCGTCCGCTTATCCAATGTTAAACCGTGATTTGCTGCTTGCAGCAGCGATGTTCCATGACATCGGAAAATTAGAAGAACTTTCTGTTTTCCCGGAAAACGATTACACAGACGAAGGACAGCTGCTTGGACATATTATGATTGGTGCAGAGATGGTCGGTGAGAGAATCCGTACCATTCCAGATTTTCCGGTTCGCCTTGGGAATGAGTTGAAACACTGTATATTGGCACATCACGGAGAGCTTGAGTATGGTTCCCCGAAGAAGCCGGCACTCGCAGAGGCAGTGGCATTGAGTTTTGCAGATAATTTTGATGCAAAGATGGAGACCATCAAGGAGTTGTTTAACAGTGCTCCGGAGGGAAGTACCGAGTGGCTTGGATACAACCGTCTGTTAGAAAGCAATATTCGTAAATCAAGTAAATAA
- a CDS encoding endonuclease MutS2: MNEKVLKTLEYNKIIDQLVEYASCEEAKKRCQELRPITDKALIEQQQLQVKDALTRLFKSGNLSFSGLHNIHDSLKRLEIGASLNTRELLRICSLLEVAKRAKTFSRSERSDIPDDSLTSFFSDIEPLTPLYDEIRRCILSEDEIADDASSTLRGIRKSMRGMNDKIRNQMNSMINNTTTRGYLQDTVITMRDGRFCLPVKAEFKSQVSGMIHDQSSTGSTLFIEPLAVVNLNNELKELMLKEQEEIEVILANLSNLVGNFSEQLASDYAILAELDFIFAKAFLAKSYNGVAPTFNEEGRIKIMKGRHPLLDPKKVVPIDVRLGEDFKLLIVTGPNTGGKTVSLKTVGLLTLMGQAGLHIPASERSELAIFEEVFADIGDEQSIEQSLSTFSSHMTNIIRILKHADDRSLVLFDELCAGTDPTEGAALAISILSKLHLYGSHVMATTHYSELKVYALSTPGVENACCEFNVETLSPTYRLLIGIPGKSNAFAISQKLGLSQDLIEDAKGRISESDENFEDLLSDLEASRVTIEKERAEIQSYKTEIETLKKKLEEKQERLDNSRDKILREANEQAMNILKEAKDAADETIRNFNKYGKGTAPMSEMEKERTKIRNKMSETEKKLAGSKKTANVNHKVPKNLRIGDKVKVISMNLNGTVHTLPNAKGELFVQMGILRSQVKLNDLILLEEETSPASKKFNKSGAGKIKISKSSSVSTEINLIGKTTDEAIALLDKYLDDAYLAHLPSVRIVHGKGTGALRSAVQSHLKRCKYVKSYHLGEFGEGDAGVTIAEFES; this comes from the coding sequence ATGAATGAAAAAGTATTAAAAACTTTAGAATATAACAAAATAATCGATCAGCTTGTCGAATATGCAAGCTGTGAAGAGGCAAAAAAACGCTGTCAGGAGCTTCGTCCCATCACAGATAAAGCTCTGATTGAACAACAGCAGCTTCAGGTAAAAGACGCTTTGACAAGACTTTTCAAATCCGGGAATCTCTCTTTTTCAGGTTTACATAACATCCATGATTCCTTAAAACGTCTTGAGATTGGTGCATCTTTAAATACACGTGAATTGCTGCGCATCTGCTCTCTTTTAGAGGTTGCAAAAAGAGCGAAAACGTTTTCACGCTCTGAGCGTTCCGATATCCCGGATGACTCTTTGACCTCTTTCTTTTCCGATATTGAACCGCTCACGCCATTGTACGATGAGATTCGCCGCTGCATCTTATCGGAGGACGAAATTGCGGATGACGCAAGCAGTACACTGCGTGGTATCCGTAAATCCATGCGTGGCATGAATGATAAGATTCGAAACCAGATGAATTCCATGATAAACAACACGACCACACGTGGCTACTTGCAGGATACCGTCATCACCATGCGCGACGGACGTTTCTGTCTCCCGGTCAAGGCAGAATTTAAGTCCCAGGTGTCCGGTATGATTCACGACCAGTCTTCCACCGGTTCTACTCTTTTCATTGAGCCGCTTGCGGTTGTGAACCTCAACAATGAGTTAAAGGAACTGATGTTAAAAGAACAGGAAGAAATCGAAGTAATCCTTGCAAATTTAAGCAACCTCGTCGGAAACTTTTCCGAACAGCTTGCCTCTGACTATGCGATTCTTGCAGAACTCGATTTTATTTTTGCAAAAGCATTCCTTGCAAAATCCTACAACGGCGTTGCACCAACTTTTAACGAGGAAGGACGTATCAAGATTATGAAAGGACGTCATCCGCTTCTTGACCCAAAGAAGGTGGTTCCGATCGATGTCCGTCTCGGAGAGGACTTCAAGTTATTGATTGTAACCGGACCGAATACCGGTGGTAAAACCGTCTCCTTAAAGACCGTCGGTCTGTTGACTTTAATGGGTCAGGCAGGGCTTCATATTCCGGCTTCCGAGCGCAGCGAACTTGCCATTTTCGAGGAAGTGTTTGCAGATATCGGTGACGAGCAGAGTATCGAGCAAAGTTTAAGTACCTTCTCCTCCCACATGACCAACATCATCCGCATTTTAAAACATGCCGATGACCGCTCCCTGGTTCTTTTCGATGAGTTGTGTGCCGGAACCGATCCGACCGAAGGTGCTGCACTTGCCATCTCCATTTTGTCCAAACTACATTTGTACGGAAGTCATGTCATGGCAACCACCCATTACAGTGAATTGAAGGTCTACGCGCTCTCCACACCGGGTGTTGAAAACGCCTGCTGTGAATTTAATGTAGAGACGTTAAGCCCGACTTACCGCCTTCTTATCGGTATTCCCGGAAAAAGTAATGCGTTCGCGATTTCACAAAAGCTTGGACTTAGCCAGGACCTGATTGAGGACGCCAAAGGGCGTATCAGCGAATCCGATGAGAACTTTGAAGACCTGTTAAGCGATTTGGAGGCAAGCCGTGTCACCATCGAAAAAGAACGTGCCGAAATCCAGTCCTATAAGACAGAAATTGAGACACTTAAGAAAAAACTCGAAGAAAAGCAGGAACGTCTCGACAACAGCCGCGATAAGATTTTGCGTGAAGCAAATGAGCAGGCAATGAACATCTTAAAAGAAGCCAAAGATGCGGCAGACGAAACTATCCGAAACTTCAATAAATATGGAAAAGGTACGGCTCCAATGAGTGAGATGGAAAAAGAGCGTACCAAAATCCGTAATAAAATGTCGGAAACCGAAAAGAAACTTGCAGGCAGCAAAAAGACAGCGAATGTCAACCACAAGGTTCCGAAAAATCTTCGTATTGGCGATAAAGTAAAAGTTATCAGCATGAACTTAAACGGAACCGTCCACACACTGCCGAATGCCAAGGGCGAACTGTTCGTTCAGATGGGTATTCTTCGTTCCCAGGTAAAACTGAACGATTTAATTTTGCTGGAAGAAGAGACTTCTCCTGCCAGCAAGAAATTCAACAAATCCGGTGCCGGAAAAATTAAGATATCAAAATCTTCTTCCGTTTCTACCGAAATCAATCTCATTGGAAAGACAACCGATGAAGCGATTGCACTTTTGGATAAATATTTAGACGACGCCTACCTTGCCCATCTGCCTTCCGTCCGCATTGTCCACGGAAAAGGTACCGGCGCGTTACGCAGTGCCGTGCAGAGTCATTTGAAACGTTGTAAATATGTAAAATCCTATCACCTCGGAGAATTTGGCGAGGGCGATGCCGGAGTTACCATTGCAGAATTTGAATCCTAG
- a CDS encoding sensor histidine kinase: MRRTLYLKMLIGFLIYGILGFLLIATFTNHYTSQYLEKKEASNLYREANLIANNYAKNYYNHSMELAELETQLNTLDTYLSADIWIVDKNGTILLDSSDESSINDTRSIDSFDISDFGNQYYGIGTFYDSFEETQLSVFAPITVNYKVRGYVIIHKPMSLVTKNLYGLMNISYVTQLLLFLGTIVILAAFTFVVYIPIHRITKAAKEYAAGSFEQQIPVHSNDEIGYLTASFNYMANELNTLEDDQRKFVSNVSHDFRSPLTSIKGYIEAMLDGTIPVEMQEKYLNIILFETERLNKLTNSLLELNKFGTKGVILDISDFDINNMIKMTVQTFEGKCKEKRISFNLILTGKELFVTADYDKIQRVLYNLIDNAIKFSHNDSAITIETTEKNEKIFISVKDTGIGIPKDSIKKIWERFYKTDLSRGKDKKGTGLGLAIVKEIVQAHDENINVISTEGVGTEFIFTLPIAKK; this comes from the coding sequence ATGAGACGCACGCTTTATTTAAAGATGTTGATTGGCTTCCTCATCTATGGAATTTTGGGTTTTCTTTTGATTGCGACTTTCACCAATCATTACACGTCGCAATATTTAGAGAAAAAGGAGGCCTCAAACCTCTACCGTGAGGCGAATCTGATTGCAAATAATTATGCCAAAAATTATTACAATCACTCGATGGAATTAGCTGAACTTGAGACACAGCTTAACACGCTAGACACTTACTTATCCGCTGACATCTGGATTGTCGACAAAAACGGAACCATCCTTTTGGATTCCTCCGATGAATCCAGCATCAACGATACACGCTCAATTGATTCCTTCGATATCAGCGATTTTGGGAATCAATATTACGGCATTGGCACTTTTTATGACAGCTTTGAGGAAACGCAGTTAAGCGTTTTTGCTCCCATCACTGTAAATTACAAGGTACGGGGCTATGTGATTATCCATAAACCAATGAGCCTTGTCACGAAAAACCTTTACGGGCTCATGAACATTTCCTATGTCACACAGCTTTTGCTTTTCCTTGGAACAATCGTGATACTCGCTGCATTTACATTTGTAGTTTATATCCCGATTCACCGTATCACAAAGGCCGCAAAAGAATACGCTGCCGGCTCGTTTGAACAGCAGATTCCGGTTCACTCCAACGATGAGATTGGTTATCTGACGGCATCCTTTAACTATATGGCAAATGAGCTGAATACCTTAGAGGACGACCAGCGCAAATTTGTCTCCAATGTCTCTCACGACTTCCGTTCTCCTTTGACTTCAATCAAAGGATACATAGAGGCAATGTTAGATGGAACTATCCCAGTGGAGATGCAGGAAAAATACTTAAACATCATCCTGTTTGAGACCGAGCGCCTAAACAAGCTGACCAACAGCCTGCTGGAATTAAATAAATTTGGAACAAAGGGCGTCATCCTGGACATCAGTGATTTTGACATCAACAATATGATTAAGATGACAGTGCAGACTTTTGAGGGAAAATGCAAGGAGAAGCGAATCTCGTTCAACCTGATTCTTACCGGAAAAGAATTGTTTGTCACTGCCGATTATGACAAGATTCAACGTGTACTCTACAATCTGATTGACAATGCCATCAAATTCAGCCACAACGATTCTGCCATTACCATCGAGACCACCGAAAAGAATGAGAAAATCTTCATTTCCGTCAAAGATACCGGAATCGGTATTCCAAAAGACAGTATCAAAAAAATCTGGGAACGTTTTTACAAGACAGATCTTTCCCGTGGAAAAGATAAAAAAGGAACCGGCCTTGGCCTTGCCATTGTAAAAGAAATTGTACAGGCACACGACGAAAACATTAATGTCATCAGTACAGAAGGAGTTGGAACGGAATTTATTTTCACGCTGCCAATTGCAAAGAAATAA
- a CDS encoding S1C family serine protease — MQENEKQEYAFIREKIKDKPFQKRKLALHVLFAIVIAVVFGVVACATFTFLQPKMQKWMYPEEDPKITIPRDEEETETEEKKEEDTQEEAGQEGDTEQTVAPETPQELTLEDYQKLQNQMYAVGRTANNYIVTVTGVKSDTDWFNNSYESKGQGSGIIIGNNGRELLILTEKKVISDAQDIFVTFVNDVSASATIKKYDGNTGITVLSVLLSDLDEETLGKISIATLGNSKVINQGTLVMAVGSPTGANYSILTGTVTSNSNTITTIDSTYTVFTTDIVGSSSGSGALINLDGEVIGLVMQGYSSSEDENTLTAVSISELKSVIEMLSNNQDIPYLGLQVTTVTQLIQDEYDIPKGVYIKDVMMDSPAMAAGLQSGDVIVEVNGETITSAKMYENTILSLTPGDTVKMVINREGNNKYHEVTCNVEVGVLQ, encoded by the coding sequence ATGCAGGAAAATGAAAAACAAGAGTATGCTTTTATTCGTGAAAAAATAAAGGACAAACCTTTTCAAAAAAGAAAACTGGCACTTCATGTTCTCTTTGCAATTGTGATTGCGGTCGTGTTTGGCGTGGTTGCATGTGCGACGTTCACTTTTTTACAGCCGAAGATGCAAAAATGGATGTATCCGGAGGAGGACCCGAAGATTACAATTCCAAGGGATGAAGAGGAGACGGAGACAGAAGAGAAGAAAGAAGAAGATACACAGGAAGAGGCGGGACAGGAAGGCGACACAGAGCAAACGGTTGCGCCGGAGACACCGCAGGAGCTGACGTTAGAGGACTATCAGAAGCTTCAGAACCAGATGTATGCGGTGGGACGTACCGCGAATAACTACATTGTGACGGTGACAGGTGTAAAAAGTGATACAGACTGGTTTAACAATTCCTATGAGAGCAAGGGACAAGGCTCTGGAATCATCATTGGAAATAATGGACGGGAGCTTTTGATTTTAACGGAAAAGAAAGTGATTTCAGACGCACAGGATATATTTGTTACCTTTGTGAATGACGTTTCTGCCTCGGCGACCATTAAAAAATACGATGGAAATACGGGGATTACCGTTTTGAGTGTTTTGCTTAGTGATTTGGATGAGGAGACACTTGGGAAAATTTCAATTGCGACACTTGGTAATTCCAAGGTCATCAATCAGGGAACGCTTGTGATGGCGGTTGGAAGTCCGACCGGTGCCAATTATTCGATTCTGACCGGAACGGTAACATCGAATTCAAACACGATTACAACAATAGACAGTACCTATACCGTTTTTACCACAGACATTGTTGGAAGCAGTTCCGGAAGTGGAGCATTGATTAACCTCGACGGAGAAGTGATTGGCCTTGTAATGCAAGGATATAGCAGTTCGGAGGATGAGAATACCTTGACGGCGGTTTCTATTTCGGAACTTAAGTCAGTGATTGAGATGCTGTCCAATAATCAGGACATTCCATATTTGGGACTTCAGGTTACGACGGTAACACAGCTGATTCAGGACGAGTATGATATCCCGAAGGGAGTTTACATTAAGGACGTGATGATGGATTCTCCTGCAATGGCAGCAGGGTTACAAAGCGGGGATGTCATTGTCGAGGTGAATGGTGAGACGATTACATCCGCTAAGATGTATGAGAATACCATTTTATCGTTAACACCTGGAGATACTGTAAAAATGGTGATTAACCGTGAGGGCAATAACAAGTACCATGAAGTGACATGCAATGTGGAAGTAGGAGTTTTACAATAG
- a CDS encoding response regulator transcription factor, producing MVAKQKVLIVDDDNNIAELISLYLTKECYDTKIVNDGEEALVAFEQYHPNMILLDLMLPGIDGYQVCREIRTKSNVPIIMLSAKGEIFDKVLGLELGADDYMMKPFDAKELVARVKAVLRRFQPAKQEEPAADLKCVEYPDLVVNLSNYSVVYNGQPIDMPPKELELLYFLASSPNQVFTREQLLDHIWGYEYIGDTRTVDVHVKRLREKIKDHANWSLSTVWGIGYKFEVKES from the coding sequence ATGGTTGCAAAACAAAAAGTACTAATTGTAGACGATGACAACAATATCGCCGAACTGATTTCTCTTTATTTAACAAAAGAATGTTATGATACAAAAATTGTAAACGATGGGGAAGAGGCTCTCGTTGCTTTCGAACAGTACCATCCCAATATGATTCTGTTAGATCTCATGCTGCCGGGCATCGACGGATACCAGGTCTGCCGCGAGATTCGTACCAAATCAAATGTGCCGATTATCATGCTCTCCGCAAAAGGTGAAATTTTTGACAAAGTCTTAGGCTTAGAGCTTGGTGCGGATGATTACATGATGAAGCCGTTTGACGCAAAAGAGCTTGTAGCTCGTGTAAAAGCTGTTTTAAGACGTTTTCAGCCTGCCAAGCAGGAAGAACCTGCAGCTGACTTAAAATGCGTGGAATACCCCGATTTAGTCGTCAATTTGTCTAATTATTCTGTTGTATACAACGGACAGCCGATTGATATGCCGCCAAAAGAATTAGAACTTCTTTATTTCCTGGCATCCTCACCAAACCAGGTATTCACCCGAGAACAGCTTCTTGACCATATCTGGGGATATGAATACATCGGAGACACCAGAACCGTCGACGTCCATGTCAAACGTCTCCGCGAGAAAATCAAAGACCATGCCAACTGGAGTCTTTCCACCGTCTGGGGCATCGGTTACAAATTTGAGGTCAAAGAATCATGA